The following coding sequences lie in one Nitrospirota bacterium genomic window:
- the fusA gene encoding elongation factor G: protein MGNTEVGKIRNIALAGHSGSGKTTLTEALLLSAGVIGRMGTVADGNTVSDFDPEEIERKASITSAVATFDYSGHKINVMDTPGFINFIEDARGCLRVTDCALIVIGAESGVKAETQKIWNYITEFETPAMVFINEIDRENANFFTALQQAQDAFSIDPLPVILPIGEGLSFKGYVDLLKMKAYTLSGTNYEETAIPADMSDKVSEYRKKLVEVVAEADDALLEKYLETGELTADEVLNGVKDGVNRRCFLPVLCGSAEKNLCIKVLLDSILFCVPSPSDRVKYKPITAKNLKDNSDIILKPESAEHPAAYVLKTVADPYAGKLTIFRVFSGTIRPDTTIFNSSKGVKERIGQVSYMLGKKQTPAQVLGPGEIGVVAKLKETGTGDTLCGETTQIKLPEVKFAEPIISYAIEPKTKGDEEKVSSGLHRILDEDPTLRFHREDETNEMIISGMGQVHIEITLHKLKRKFGVEVEMKTPTIAYRETITARAKAQGKYKKQSGGRGQYGDCWIEIEPLPRGTGFEYVDKIVGGSVPRQYIPAVEKGIVEKLKGGIIASYPMVDVRVTIFDGSYHAVDSSEMAFKIAGSFAIKKAVAEAHPIILEPVMKMEAICPEENLGAVIGDLNSKRGKVQGMDSSPGANQKITALVPMSEMLTYANQLHSITSGRGLYTMEFSHYEELPNHLAQKIISERKKKDEEE from the coding sequence ATGGGAAACACCGAAGTGGGAAAAATTCGTAACATAGCATTGGCAGGACACAGCGGCTCAGGTAAGACAACCCTCACGGAGGCACTTCTGCTAAGTGCCGGAGTTATTGGCAGAATGGGAACTGTGGCAGATGGAAACACGGTCAGTGATTTTGATCCTGAGGAGATAGAGCGTAAGGCCTCTATAACGTCAGCCGTGGCAACATTTGACTATTCAGGGCATAAGATAAACGTGATGGACACGCCGGGGTTTATAAATTTCATAGAGGATGCAAGGGGATGTTTAAGGGTAACAGATTGTGCCCTGATAGTAATAGGGGCCGAAAGCGGTGTAAAAGCCGAAACACAAAAAATCTGGAACTATATCACTGAGTTTGAAACACCGGCAATGGTTTTTATTAATGAGATAGACAGGGAAAATGCTAATTTTTTCACAGCATTGCAACAGGCTCAGGATGCTTTTTCAATAGATCCGCTTCCTGTAATACTACCCATCGGAGAGGGTTTATCATTTAAGGGATATGTGGATTTACTCAAAATGAAGGCTTACACACTAAGTGGTACAAATTATGAGGAGACGGCAATCCCAGCCGATATGTCAGACAAGGTGTCGGAGTACAGGAAAAAACTGGTGGAGGTAGTGGCAGAGGCTGATGATGCGTTGCTTGAGAAATACCTTGAAACCGGTGAGCTTACAGCAGATGAGGTGCTAAATGGTGTAAAGGACGGCGTCAACAGACGGTGTTTCCTTCCTGTGCTCTGTGGTTCGGCAGAGAAAAATCTCTGCATAAAGGTGCTTCTTGACTCAATTCTGTTCTGTGTTCCGTCTCCTTCTGACAGAGTGAAGTATAAACCCATAACCGCTAAAAACCTGAAAGATAACTCCGACATAATCCTTAAACCGGAGAGTGCCGAGCATCCAGCCGCCTACGTTTTAAAAACCGTAGCAGACCCATATGCAGGAAAACTTACGATTTTCAGGGTTTTTTCCGGCACAATCAGGCCTGATACCACTATCTTTAACTCATCAAAGGGTGTAAAGGAGAGAATCGGCCAGGTATCGTATATGCTTGGTAAAAAGCAGACGCCTGCTCAAGTGTTGGGGCCAGGTGAAATCGGAGTTGTTGCAAAACTAAAAGAAACCGGCACTGGGGATACTCTTTGCGGTGAAACTACGCAGATAAAGCTGCCTGAGGTGAAGTTTGCCGAGCCCATTATATCGTATGCAATAGAGCCAAAAACCAAAGGAGATGAGGAAAAGGTCAGCTCCGGACTTCACAGGATTTTGGATGAAGACCCCACGCTACGGTTTCACCGTGAGGATGAGACAAATGAGATGATAATCTCCGGCATGGGACAGGTTCATATAGAGATAACTCTGCATAAACTTAAGAGAAAGTTCGGAGTAGAGGTTGAGATGAAAACCCCTACGATTGCATATCGTGAGACAATTACGGCACGTGCCAAAGCACAGGGCAAGTACAAAAAGCAGTCCGGAGGCCGTGGGCAGTACGGAGACTGCTGGATAGAGATTGAGCCGCTTCCGCGTGGCACCGGATTTGAGTACGTAGATAAAATTGTTGGCGGCTCAGTGCCAAGACAGTACATTCCGGCTGTGGAAAAAGGCATCGTAGAAAAACTAAAAGGCGGTATTATTGCAAGCTACCCGATGGTTGATGTCCGTGTAACCATATTTGACGGCAGCTATCATGCTGTGGATTCCTCTGAAATGGCCTTTAAGATAGCAGGCTCCTTTGCCATTAAAAAGGCGGTTGCAGAGGCCCATCCGATAATTCTTGAGCCTGTCATGAAAATGGAGGCAATATGTCCGGAGGAAAACCTTGGAGCCGTAATAGGCGACTTAAACTCTAAGCGCGGTAAAGTGCAGGGGATGGATTCAAGCCCAGGTGCCAACCAAAAAATTACGGCCCTGGTCCCAATGTCTGAGATGCTGACCTACGCTAACCAACTTCACAGTATAACCTCAGGACGGGGCCTTTACACAATGGAGTTTTCACACTACGAGGAACTTCCTAACCATCTGGCTCAAAAAATAATCAGCGAAAGAAAGAAAAAAGACGAAGAGGAATAG
- a CDS encoding SoxR reducing system RseC family protein — MDETGVVKAVRGHIAIVEVQKTNACHECPQSGECSTNDNVVELEALNEAQAKAGQRVLIVMRRFTYMKGTFLVYGFPALALILGAVFGKYFLSQFFNGVSSELISAITGLGAFAVLFFIASLISRKMEKTTENKPVVTKIL; from the coding sequence ATGGACGAAACAGGGGTTGTTAAGGCAGTAAGAGGGCATATTGCGATTGTTGAGGTGCAAAAAACTAACGCATGCCATGAGTGCCCGCAAAGCGGCGAGTGCAGCACTAATGATAATGTTGTGGAGCTTGAGGCGCTTAATGAGGCTCAGGCCAAAGCAGGGCAACGCGTGCTTATTGTTATGAGGCGCTTCACCTATATGAAGGGGACATTTCTGGTTTATGGCTTTCCTGCTCTTGCACTGATACTTGGGGCAGTTTTTGGAAAATATTTTTTATCCCAATTTTTTAACGGAGTATCATCCGAACTAATCTCTGCGATAACGGGGCTTGGCGCTTTTGCCGTGCTTTTTTTCATAGCAAGCCTGATATCACGAAAAATGGAGAAGACGACAGAGAACAAACCAGTCGTTACAAAAATACTTTAA
- a CDS encoding PAS domain-containing protein: protein MANTLLNSEMTSLVISLLSVVIQTVAVVMTLRLIKITENRTAWIFISMAISLMIIRRLENLYMFLFSDGVMTPVIFEVIGIVISFFTLVGVSKIAPIFLTLKKSHAKVNKSLSEKELLINELKLTKQLMETVANGITEEIFLITKDCEILWANNAVVEHRKCELNKVVGMHCYEVTHHSDVPCTPPDDPCPIDEFYKTGESVTVSHVHYVNEDTRSFVEVTVYPITNEEGIADKFVHVSKDVTARMLREEEISNLNKMLEQKIKVEVTLREQERQLLIQQSKMAAMGEMIGAITHQWKQPLNIVSLIAQGMPDAYEYGEINQEYIKDTVTGILEQISFMTKTVNDFRNFLKPSKVAIEFDIKDAIEDILFMFKYILSKSNIVITFDKDNHSDKFTTTGQPNEFKHVILNLINNSRDAICLMWEKKLMSEDKNGNIHIQLSKDNDKVLITISDNGGGIPKDIIDNIFEPYFTTKPDDKGTGIGLYMSKAIIESMGGTITCINIEGGAEFRINL from the coding sequence ATGGCTAACACGCTACTAAATAGCGAAATGACATCTTTGGTAATATCACTGCTTTCAGTTGTGATTCAAACTGTTGCAGTAGTTATGACTTTAAGATTGATAAAAATAACGGAAAACCGCACCGCCTGGATTTTTATTTCTATGGCCATTTCTCTTATGATTATCAGACGATTAGAAAATCTCTACATGTTTTTGTTCAGTGACGGAGTAATGACCCCGGTTATCTTTGAAGTAATTGGTATTGTTATATCATTTTTTACGCTTGTTGGAGTTTCCAAAATTGCACCAATCTTTCTTACCTTAAAAAAATCCCATGCTAAAGTAAATAAATCCCTCTCTGAAAAAGAACTTCTCATCAATGAATTAAAACTAACAAAGCAGTTAATGGAGACAGTTGCAAATGGAATCACTGAGGAGATTTTTCTTATTACTAAAGATTGTGAGATATTATGGGCAAACAACGCTGTTGTGGAACATCGGAAATGTGAGCTGAATAAAGTAGTTGGAATGCACTGTTATGAAGTGACGCATCATAGCGATGTGCCCTGTACACCGCCTGATGATCCGTGTCCGATAGACGAATTTTATAAAACAGGAGAGTCTGTAACTGTTAGCCATGTCCATTATGTCAATGAAGATACACGCTCTTTTGTCGAGGTTACAGTGTATCCGATTACAAATGAAGAGGGCATAGCAGATAAGTTTGTTCACGTATCCAAAGATGTCACAGCAAGAATGTTACGGGAGGAGGAAATCAGCAATCTTAATAAAATGCTTGAGCAGAAGATTAAGGTGGAGGTGACTTTGAGAGAACAGGAGAGACAACTGTTAATTCAACAGTCTAAGATGGCAGCCATGGGTGAGATGATAGGCGCAATAACTCATCAATGGAAACAACCGTTAAACATAGTATCACTAATAGCACAGGGGATGCCCGATGCTTATGAATACGGAGAGATTAATCAGGAATATATAAAAGACACAGTAACCGGGATTTTAGAACAAATCAGTTTTATGACAAAAACCGTTAATGATTTCAGGAATTTTCTTAAACCTTCAAAAGTTGCAATAGAATTTGACATAAAAGATGCAATAGAAGATATATTGTTTATGTTCAAATATATATTAAGTAAATCCAATATAGTTATCACATTCGACAAAGATAACCATTCGGATAAATTTACAACAACAGGACAGCCGAATGAGTTCAAGCATGTCATATTGAACCTGATAAACAATTCAAGAGATGCTATATGTTTAATGTGGGAAAAAAAACTTATGAGCGAAGATAAAAATGGGAATATACATATTCAACTTTCAAAGGACAATGATAAGGTGCTAATTACTATAAGCGACAATGGAGGCGGTATTCCTAAAGATATAATTGACAATATTTTTGAGCCTTATTTCACAACAAAACCCGATGATAAAGGCACAGGCATCGGCTTGTACATGAGCAAAGCCATAATTGAGAGTATGGGAGGCACTATCACGTGCATAAATATAGAAGGCGGTGCGGAGTTCAGGATAAATCTGTGA